From Leptospira langatensis, the proteins below share one genomic window:
- a CDS encoding Smr/MutS family protein codes for MPRDKGSGRNTKGPRTIYIRKMRFEEAYRVLDKEIQEAFLKGETLVEVIHGIGEGVLRKMTEDYIRNHSFLKVLEDAGLNIGNPGSTLIEIMGPSAEDLKKYLK; via the coding sequence ATGCCGAGAGATAAAGGTTCCGGAAGAAATACGAAAGGTCCGAGAACAATTTATATCCGCAAGATGAGATTCGAAGAAGCGTATCGGGTCCTAGACAAAGAGATCCAAGAGGCTTTCTTGAAAGGGGAAACCCTAGTCGAGGTGATCCACGGGATTGGGGAAGGAGTCCTGCGCAAAATGACCGAGGATTATATCCGAAATCATTCCTTCCTAAAAGTCCTAGAAGATGCAGGATTGAATATAGGAAATCCGGGATCCACTCTGATCGAGATCATGGGCCCTTCCGCGGAAGATCTAAAGAAGTATTTAAAATGA
- the pth gene encoding aminoacyl-tRNA hydrolase translates to MASLKLLIVGLGNPGPKYEKNRHNIGFIVLDDLAKDWGVLFSSSSKEEKGKIEKDGISFHFLKPLEFMNLSGRAIAELARKNGIPPENILVIHDEVDFPFAKLKFKQNGGHGGHNGLRDIIEKLGSPNFYRLRFGVGKPGDSSLTSGHVLANFNKEEISQFPELFNQVKQKISDWVRERQILFSKASDN, encoded by the coding sequence ATGGCAAGCCTGAAACTCTTAATAGTGGGTCTCGGAAATCCCGGACCAAAATACGAAAAGAACCGTCATAATATCGGTTTTATAGTCCTAGACGACCTGGCCAAGGACTGGGGAGTTTTGTTCTCTTCTTCTTCTAAGGAAGAAAAGGGAAAAATAGAGAAGGATGGGATCTCCTTTCATTTCCTGAAACCACTCGAATTCATGAATCTTTCCGGGAGAGCCATCGCAGAACTTGCCAGAAAGAACGGTATCCCTCCGGAAAATATCTTAGTCATTCATGACGAAGTGGATTTTCCTTTTGCCAAATTGAAGTTCAAACAGAACGGAGGGCATGGTGGCCATAACGGCCTGCGGGATATCATCGAAAAACTAGGTTCACCGAACTTCTATCGTCTTCGGTTCGGCGTAGGAAAACCTGGAGACAGTTCTCTTACCTCAGGACATGTTCTAGCGAATTTTAATAAGGAAGAGATCTCTCAATTCCCGGAATTATTCAACCAGGTAAAACAAAAAATCTCGGATTGGGTCCGGGAAAGACAGATCCTTTTTTCGAAAGCCTCCGACAATTAA
- the hslU gene encoding ATP-dependent protease ATPase subunit HslU has protein sequence MSDSITQADQKEEVKFHDEELTPRQIVAKLDEHIIGQKNAKKAVAIALRNRTRRRKLDPELREEIYPKNIIMIGPTGVGKTEIARRLSKLCGAPFLKVESTKFTEVGYVGRDVESIIRDLAMVSLNLVKQEFRKEVEAKAKERAEEALLDILLPFPQKTSIADPHPPSIGFSVNQDEEDREKRFFETRETMRKKLKAGKLDEQIVEIDIQQAGPQGLPMLQVFGAGNMEELDNHIQNVLGDLMPKKQKKRKLPIPEAMKILEEAEAEKLLDPDKLQREAQKRVEEMGIVFLDEIDKIASREGRGGADVSREGVQRDLLPIVEGATVNTKIGPIVTDHILFIAAGAFHMSKPSDLIPELQGRFPIRVELEKLSMDDFEKILTAPRSSLVKQYQALLSTDGIKIEFAPDGIREIAKIAYDMNEKHENIGARRLNTIMERLLEDLSFEGPDLPENQRKLTIDKAAVEAKLKGIVEDKDLSRYIL, from the coding sequence ATGAGCGACTCCATAACCCAAGCGGACCAAAAAGAAGAAGTAAAATTCCACGACGAGGAACTCACTCCTAGACAGATCGTTGCCAAGCTGGACGAACATATCATAGGCCAGAAGAATGCAAAGAAAGCGGTGGCAATCGCTCTACGTAACAGAACTCGACGTAGAAAACTAGATCCAGAATTAAGAGAAGAGATCTATCCCAAGAACATTATCATGATCGGACCCACGGGAGTGGGAAAGACAGAGATCGCGCGCAGACTTTCCAAACTCTGCGGAGCTCCTTTTCTAAAGGTAGAAAGCACTAAATTCACAGAAGTAGGTTATGTTGGTCGGGATGTAGAAAGTATTATCCGAGATCTGGCCATGGTTTCCTTGAACTTAGTCAAACAAGAGTTCCGAAAAGAAGTGGAAGCCAAAGCAAAGGAAAGGGCAGAAGAAGCTCTATTAGATATTCTTTTACCTTTTCCGCAAAAGACCTCTATTGCAGATCCTCATCCGCCTTCCATCGGATTCTCCGTAAACCAAGACGAGGAAGACAGAGAGAAACGTTTCTTCGAGACCAGAGAAACCATGCGCAAGAAACTTAAGGCAGGAAAACTGGACGAGCAGATCGTAGAGATAGATATACAGCAAGCCGGTCCCCAAGGACTTCCTATGCTCCAAGTATTTGGCGCCGGAAATATGGAAGAATTAGACAATCATATCCAGAATGTTTTAGGCGATCTCATGCCTAAAAAGCAAAAGAAGAGAAAACTTCCCATTCCGGAAGCAATGAAGATCCTAGAAGAAGCGGAAGCGGAGAAACTACTCGATCCAGACAAGCTCCAAAGAGAGGCTCAGAAAAGAGTAGAAGAGATGGGGATCGTATTCTTAGACGAGATCGACAAGATCGCAAGTCGGGAAGGAAGAGGCGGCGCAGACGTTTCCAGAGAAGGAGTGCAAAGAGATCTTCTTCCGATCGTAGAAGGTGCTACGGTGAACACAAAGATCGGTCCTATCGTGACGGACCATATACTGTTTATCGCTGCAGGCGCATTCCATATGTCCAAGCCATCGGATCTGATCCCGGAATTGCAGGGACGTTTTCCAATTCGAGTGGAACTGGAAAAACTTTCTATGGACGATTTCGAAAAGATATTAACGGCTCCTAGATCCTCTCTCGTAAAACAATACCAAGCGCTTCTGTCCACGGACGGGATCAAGATAGAATTCGCTCCGGATGGGATCCGAGAGATCGCAAAGATCGCTTACGATATGAACGAAAAGCATGAGAATATCGGAGCAAGAAGATTGAACACGATCATGGAAAGGCTCTTAGAAGATCTAAGCTTCGAAGGTCCGGATCTTCCTGAAAACCAAAGGAAACTGACCATCGATAAGGCGGCAGTAGAGGCTAAGTTAAAAGGGATCGTAGAAGACAAGGATCTGAGTCGCTATATTCTTTAG
- a CDS encoding DedA family protein — translation MQFTGFDSYIQILLDWVAGLPSALVWFFFAFSNLTENVFPPWPGDTVTVFGGFLLARGSIGFWELTTSTLFGNLAGAWLMYSFGHKVLDWLKTKEFPFKSELYDEESIQKTLDWFSRNSVLVVIFSRFSAGIRFFVSIVAGMTEMRPAIFFSYFSIAVLLWCGILIYGGFYLGSHWEKVLEFLSLYNRIATTTLILVVLGFIIYKKRIEKKKS, via the coding sequence ATGCAATTTACCGGATTCGATTCGTACATCCAGATCCTTTTGGATTGGGTCGCCGGTCTGCCAAGCGCTCTGGTTTGGTTCTTCTTCGCCTTCTCTAATCTAACCGAAAACGTTTTTCCCCCTTGGCCGGGCGACACAGTTACCGTGTTTGGAGGATTCTTACTTGCAAGAGGAAGTATCGGTTTCTGGGAGTTAACCACTAGCACCTTATTCGGGAACCTTGCTGGAGCTTGGCTCATGTATTCCTTCGGCCATAAGGTTTTGGATTGGTTAAAGACAAAGGAATTCCCTTTCAAATCGGAATTATATGACGAGGAGTCCATCCAAAAAACCTTGGATTGGTTTTCCAGAAATAGTGTGCTCGTGGTGATCTTCTCCCGTTTTTCTGCAGGAATACGATTCTTCGTTTCCATCGTAGCCGGAATGACGGAAATGAGACCAGCAATCTTCTTTTCTTATTTTTCCATAGCGGTTCTCTTATGGTGCGGAATATTGATCTATGGAGGCTTTTATTTGGGAAGCCACTGGGAGAAGGTATTGGAATTCCTTTCTCTCTATAACAGGATCGCGACCACGACCCTTATTCTAGTAGTTCTAGGATTTATAATTTATAAAAAGAGAATAGAAAAGAAGAAGTCCTAA
- the hslV gene encoding ATP-dependent protease subunit HslV, with amino-acid sequence MQDSIHPSKIHATTILCVRKNGKVAIAGDGQVSFGNTVMKNTARKVRKLYSDKIVSGFAGSAADAFTLFELFEKKVHEYGGSLSRSAVELAREWRSDRALRRLEAMLIVADKDESFLVSGTGDVISPDDGILAIGSGGNYALSAARALYNHTDLDPVQIVKEAMNIAADICIYTNHNIIVEEIGQ; translated from the coding sequence ATGCAAGACTCGATTCATCCAAGTAAAATACACGCGACCACAATTCTCTGCGTTCGAAAGAACGGAAAAGTAGCCATAGCAGGGGACGGACAGGTTTCCTTCGGGAATACCGTAATGAAGAATACGGCCCGCAAGGTGCGCAAACTATATTCGGACAAGATCGTATCCGGGTTTGCCGGTTCCGCAGCGGATGCATTCACCTTATTCGAGTTATTCGAAAAGAAAGTACACGAATATGGCGGAAGTCTTTCCAGAAGTGCGGTCGAACTCGCCAGAGAATGGAGATCTGACAGAGCTCTTCGTCGACTCGAAGCGATGCTCATCGTAGCGGACAAGGACGAATCCTTTTTGGTTTCGGGAACAGGGGATGTGATCTCTCCGGACGACGGAATACTTGCCATCGGTTCCGGTGGGAACTATGCTCTTTCTGCGGCCAGGGCCCTTTATAATCATACCGATCTAGATCCGGTGCAGATCGTAAAGGAAGCCATGAATATAGCGGCTGATATTTGCATTTATACAAACCATAATATTATCGTGGAGGAAATCGGACAATGA
- a CDS encoding phosphatase domain-containing protein, translated as MAEELERKIPRNTDKRRAAICGGTLGRENRYYIRGQVVDIGITEEMTDPKDWDLFTGLYKGQEKEITPFLDYGLESVRKPILLAEIVDGSGKVLHRSPEIRGDESGFFFHEFTFPLPPGNYQFHIHFLKPDSYRQFGKDLAYLNTPGKHELVSQSLIGKGALRILSEEYSGLVTTSDIDQTYLATDIHSNKGKISTLFETSEQKLPLPGMPILFRELRENTNDSPLCFISASPHFFRRTLLSTFRAQQVRTESLHLKYLEGTIKGMVDKFWDTLSHPTRFLTEGLWGALERVRKFAGSSFQSLFDQLAYKLTILLRDRIYLPTNSKEILMGDNTESDYLIFILYQIILTGALQGKELEDYLYKLNFLGRDAITRDNAKLIRELAEENRRIHGDINPVELVLVNKTELGPSSEEMQWNVRGALPTGIDPWKISELKPYLPTDGALGFALILVEKEILDLSSVLKIAGEMAGQWFEGKVIDSDFLLELANKLELPKEAQPIHKKFVKTLKEVLET; from the coding sequence TTGGCAGAAGAATTAGAACGCAAAATTCCCCGGAACACGGATAAGAGAAGAGCAGCAATCTGCGGAGGAACTCTCGGCAGAGAAAATCGCTACTATATCCGTGGACAAGTCGTGGACATAGGTATCACAGAAGAAATGACGGACCCGAAAGATTGGGATCTGTTCACCGGGTTGTACAAGGGACAGGAAAAGGAGATCACTCCTTTTCTGGACTATGGTCTCGAGTCAGTGCGTAAGCCAATCCTTCTCGCAGAGATTGTGGATGGTTCGGGTAAAGTGCTGCATAGATCTCCGGAGATCCGAGGAGACGAGAGCGGTTTCTTCTTTCATGAGTTTACGTTTCCGCTTCCACCGGGAAATTATCAGTTCCATATCCATTTTCTAAAGCCGGATTCATACAGACAGTTCGGAAAGGACCTGGCTTATTTAAATACTCCCGGAAAACATGAGTTAGTCTCCCAAAGCCTGATCGGAAAAGGAGCCTTGCGTATCCTTTCCGAAGAATATTCGGGACTCGTTACCACTTCCGATATCGACCAAACATATTTGGCGACGGATATCCATTCCAATAAGGGAAAGATCTCCACGCTGTTCGAGACTTCCGAGCAGAAGCTTCCTTTGCCGGGGATGCCCATACTATTCAGAGAGTTGAGAGAAAATACGAACGATTCTCCTTTGTGTTTTATCTCCGCTAGTCCTCATTTTTTCAGAAGAACGCTTCTTTCCACGTTCCGTGCCCAGCAAGTAAGAACGGAATCCCTTCACTTGAAATATTTGGAAGGAACGATCAAAGGAATGGTAGATAAGTTCTGGGATACCTTATCTCATCCTACTCGCTTCTTAACGGAAGGTCTTTGGGGAGCCTTAGAAAGAGTTCGTAAGTTTGCAGGATCTTCTTTTCAGAGTCTATTCGATCAGTTGGCGTATAAGCTCACCATTCTTCTGCGAGATAGGATCTACCTGCCTACAAATTCCAAAGAGATCCTAATGGGAGATAATACGGAAAGCGATTATCTTATCTTTATCCTTTACCAGATCATTTTAACCGGGGCTCTCCAAGGAAAAGAACTAGAGGATTATCTCTACAAATTGAATTTCTTGGGAAGAGACGCAATTACTCGGGACAATGCGAAGCTCATCCGAGAGCTCGCCGAAGAGAACAGAAGAATTCACGGAGATATCAATCCTGTCGAACTGGTACTTGTGAATAAGACGGAACTTGGACCTTCTTCCGAAGAAATGCAATGGAATGTGAGAGGAGCTCTTCCTACCGGTATCGATCCTTGGAAAATATCGGAGCTGAAACCTTATCTTCCGACAGACGGGGCTCTCGGGTTTGCGCTTATCCTGGTCGAAAAAGAGATTTTGGATCTTTCTTCCGTTCTTAAGATCGCGGGAGAAATGGCAGGCCAATGGTTCGAAGGAAAAGTCATCGATTCCGATTTTCTGCTAGAGCTCGCAAATAAGTTGGAATTGCCGAAAGAGGCTCAACCGATCCATAAGAAATTTGTAAAGACCTTGAAAGAAGTCCTAGAGACTTAG
- the cimA gene encoding (R)-citramalate synthase CimA — protein MKEERSKVQILDVTLRDGEQTRGVSFSASEKLNIAKFLLQNLKVDRVEVASARVSEGELDSVRRIMEWANSENVGNRIEILGFVDSHKSVDWILASGARTLNLLTKGSLKHLEGQLKKSPQEHFEEVSETITYAKKNGLEVNVYLEDWSNGYLNSKDYVLDFVAHLSKEPLGKIFLPDTLGVLSPEETYEGISLLTQKYPELHFEFHGHNDYDLSVANCLFAVKAGAKGLHVSVNGLGERAGNSPLEAVITALHDKAGIPTGVDEKAITEASRLVEVFSGKRISANRPVVGEDVFTQTAGVHADGDKKGNLYANPILPERFGRKRSYALGKLAGKASISENLKQLGLVLSPEIEKKVLAKVIELGDKNKTITPEDLPFIIADVSGSSGSRSALKILDCKINSGLGIRPKAFVALELNGKQYSEEGEGDGGYDAFMSALTNIAAKAHISIPRLVDYEVRIPPGGKTDALVETMITWNKAAENHEEENFKTIGVHSDQTIAAVLATEKMLNLILQAWQA, from the coding sequence ATGAAGGAAGAAAGATCCAAGGTGCAAATTCTGGATGTGACTCTTCGGGATGGAGAGCAGACCAGAGGTGTAAGCTTCTCCGCATCCGAAAAATTGAATATTGCAAAATTCCTTCTGCAAAACCTGAAAGTGGATCGGGTGGAGGTCGCTTCTGCCAGAGTCTCTGAGGGAGAATTGGACAGCGTTCGTCGCATCATGGAATGGGCCAATTCCGAAAACGTAGGAAATCGGATCGAGATCCTGGGCTTTGTGGATTCCCATAAAAGTGTGGATTGGATCCTGGCATCCGGAGCAAGAACGCTCAACCTTCTCACCAAGGGCTCTCTGAAACATTTGGAAGGCCAGCTCAAGAAATCTCCGCAAGAACACTTTGAAGAAGTTTCCGAAACCATTACGTATGCTAAGAAGAACGGACTCGAAGTGAATGTATACTTAGAAGATTGGTCCAACGGATACTTGAATAGCAAAGACTATGTTTTGGATTTCGTGGCTCATCTTTCTAAGGAACCTTTAGGAAAGATCTTTCTTCCGGACACATTGGGAGTCTTATCTCCCGAAGAAACATACGAGGGAATTTCCCTACTTACCCAAAAATATCCCGAACTGCATTTTGAATTCCATGGTCATAATGATTACGATCTCTCCGTAGCCAATTGTCTGTTCGCAGTCAAGGCAGGAGCGAAGGGCCTACACGTTAGCGTAAACGGCTTGGGAGAAAGAGCCGGAAATTCCCCTTTGGAGGCTGTGATCACTGCACTTCATGATAAGGCCGGAATTCCAACAGGCGTGGATGAAAAGGCGATCACAGAAGCGAGCCGACTCGTGGAAGTGTTCAGCGGAAAACGCATCTCGGCAAATCGTCCGGTAGTGGGAGAAGATGTATTCACCCAAACTGCAGGAGTACATGCGGACGGGGACAAAAAAGGGAATCTATACGCAAATCCGATCCTTCCGGAAAGATTCGGAAGAAAAAGAAGCTATGCCCTAGGCAAACTCGCCGGCAAGGCAAGCATCTCTGAAAATTTAAAACAACTCGGACTTGTACTTTCTCCTGAGATCGAAAAGAAGGTCTTAGCAAAGGTGATCGAACTCGGAGATAAGAATAAGACGATCACCCCCGAAGATCTCCCCTTTATTATCGCCGACGTATCCGGATCCTCCGGTTCTAGGTCTGCGCTAAAGATCCTAGATTGCAAGATCAACTCAGGACTTGGGATCCGTCCCAAAGCATTCGTTGCCTTGGAATTAAATGGCAAACAGTATTCTGAGGAAGGAGAGGGAGACGGTGGTTACGACGCATTCATGTCCGCGCTCACGAATATCGCAGCAAAGGCGCATATCTCCATTCCTAGACTCGTGGATTACGAAGTTCGCATTCCTCCCGGCGGAAAAACGGACGCGTTAGTCGAAACCATGATCACCTGGAACAAGGCTGCCGAAAACCACGAAGAAGAAAATTTCAAGACGATAGGGGTACATAGCGATCAAACGATTGCCGCGGTACTTGCCACAGAAAAAATGCTAAACCTGATCCTCCAAGCATGGCAAGCCTGA
- a CDS encoding tyrosine recombinase XerC: MSEYAVKIPEFSSELLNSAARRFHQYLQVEKNYSQNTLNAYLLDLKSFFEFCQQEQLEIYELEPIDVRSYFAYLSKNQGLDRRTQSRKLSSLRTFYKVLLKDDLIPSNPILSVSFPKTRKQVPRNFKIEETESILEYENENASELLNLRDKAIIEVLYSTGLRVFELVDATLTQLSADHSILKVMGKRRKERFVYLGKEAIASLMEYLDVRSRFRPRCDEIFLNQKGNKLTTRGVRYILNERRKRMGWDKPITPHKFRHTFATDLLDAGADIRAVQELLGHSSLSTTQVYLSVSKEKIKEVYRKAHPHARLDSSK, encoded by the coding sequence GTGAGCGAATACGCAGTTAAAATTCCAGAATTTTCCTCGGAGCTATTGAACTCCGCAGCCCGCAGATTTCACCAATACCTGCAGGTGGAAAAGAACTATTCTCAAAACACTTTGAATGCGTATCTCTTGGATCTAAAATCCTTCTTTGAATTCTGCCAACAAGAACAACTGGAGATCTACGAATTAGAACCGATAGATGTTCGCTCTTATTTTGCCTATCTCTCTAAAAACCAAGGCTTGGATAGAAGGACCCAAAGCAGAAAGCTGTCTAGCCTAAGGACCTTTTATAAGGTTTTATTAAAGGACGATCTCATACCTAGCAATCCGATCCTTTCCGTTAGCTTTCCGAAGACAAGAAAACAAGTTCCTAGGAACTTTAAGATAGAAGAGACCGAAAGCATTTTGGAATACGAGAACGAGAACGCCTCCGAACTTTTAAATTTGAGAGACAAAGCAATCATTGAAGTATTGTATTCCACAGGGCTTCGGGTATTCGAGCTTGTGGACGCTACCTTAACGCAATTATCTGCGGATCATTCCATTCTGAAAGTCATGGGAAAGAGAAGAAAGGAAAGATTCGTATATCTAGGAAAAGAAGCCATCGCGAGCTTAATGGAATATCTAGACGTTCGTTCTAGGTTCCGTCCCAGATGCGATGAAATTTTTCTGAACCAAAAGGGAAATAAACTGACGACAAGAGGGGTTCGTTATATTTTGAACGAGAGAAGGAAACGAATGGGATGGGACAAACCCATTACTCCCCATAAATTCCGTCACACGTTCGCTACGGACTTACTCGATGCGGGAGCAGACATCCGCGCCGTTCAAGAGCTCTTGGGGCATTCCTCTCTATCCACCACACAGGTTTATCTAAGTGTGAGTAAGGAAAAGATTAAAGAGGTCTACCGAAAGGCTCATCCCCATGCAAGACTCGATTCATCCAAGTAA